A genomic window from Salvia miltiorrhiza cultivar Shanhuang (shh) chromosome 5, IMPLAD_Smil_shh, whole genome shotgun sequence includes:
- the LOC130986909 gene encoding uncharacterized protein LOC130986909 isoform X1 — translation MDFNFKNKLWAGNIYHQFESICKDVDGFVNKDTVKFVGNQVQSVGLSVKRLYSDVVQDILPLSGDTAKPEQQLAAGEKVDMQDHVSITGTGATSTSADEMQLAKNQVSNDHKVRISKPADVTEAQTCQYLTEQGDVMVQNREESISAEMNVTKDLKPVTVNSSYDSEFFSGKSYEDISSSPAFSAHEEGSTSIEEEIRDFNQQKEDEGFSDDTMHLSDTSSTAWLSKSTLVEDPYLDVNGSLSSPPVPVSIHKVDQDNCPLMDSPLPPTCDVDDGAQEKYSALSKSCSTKDDSVDLSTSVQSSEHMFPYYFCNEKEEKIALMPSTSCTSLKSSITTESTSADLSKEAENILHSRSSNSSVSDCCTYNITAASSIKVDGDPAFLMMESNELHTDRSESVDGSFESEHEEHYKNGHSKIVMSPSETENTYAVGDLDLENVDLSSNVKHDGGSVILYSNFAAAGSYRRKNFRYYKKLIQGAFTSQKRLTKEYEHLAIMYGNIDVESNQHYKPSSLFSSPYTALHAERTQSSREMSENEWELL, via the exons ATGGATTTCaacttcaaaaataaattatgggCTGGGAACATTTACCACCAGTTCGAGTCCATTTGCAAGGATGTTGATGGATTTGTAAACAAG GATACTGTGAAATTTGTTGGGAACCAGGTGCAAAGTGTCGGTTTATCTGTCAAAAGGCTTTACTCTGATGTAGTGCAAGATATACTCCCACTCTCTGGGGACACTGCAAAGCCTGAACAACAATTGGCAGCTGGTGAAAAAGTTGACATGCAGGATCACGTGTCAATCACTGGCACCGGAGCAACCTCCACTTCTGCTGATGAAATGCAATTGGCAAAGAATCAGGTCTCTAATGACCATAAGGTGCGAATCTCTAAGCCTGCTGATGTCACAGAAGCACAAACCTGTCAATATTTGACAGAACAAGGCGATGTTATGGTCCAGAATAGAGAAGAAAGTATAAGTGCAGAAATGAACGTTACAAAGGATTTGAAACCAGTGACTGTCAATTCAAGTTATGATAGTGAATTTTTTTCTGGAAAGTCTTACGAAGATATATCATCTTCACCTGCATTTTCAGCTCATGAAGAAGGTTCTACATCCATTGAAGAGGAAATAAGGGATTTTAACCAGCAAAAAGAAGATGAGGGTTTTTCAGATGACACAATGCATCTTTCTGATACTTCAAGCACTGCTTGGTTATCTAAAAGCACGTTGGTTGAGGATCCATATTTAGATGTAAATGGAAGTTTATCTTCTCCACCAGTACCTGTTTCGATTCATAAAGTTGATCAAGATAATTGTCCACTGATGGATTCACCACTTCCTCCTACTTGTGATGTTGATGACGGGGCTCAGGAAAAATACAGTGCTCTGTCGAAAAGCTGCTCTACTAAAGATGACAGTGTTGATTTATCAACCTCTGTCCAGTCATCTGAACATATGTTTCCATATTACTTTTGcaatgaaaaagaagaaaaaatagcCCTTATGCCTTCCACTTCTTGTACATCCCTAAAGTCTTCTATAACTACGGAGTCTACATCTGCAGACCTTTCTAAGGAGGCTGAAAACATCCTTCACTCCCGTAGTAGTAATAGTAGTGTATCTGACTGCTGTACTTATAATATTACTGCTGCATCTTCCATAAAGGTGGACGGGGACCCTGCTTTTCTAATGATGGAGTCAAATG AATTGCACACAGATAGGTCAGAATCTGTGGATGGTTCATTTGAAAGCGAGCATGAAGAACATTACAAGAATGGCCATTCGAAAATAGTAATGTCTCCATCTGAAACTG AAAATACATATGCAGTCGGTGACCTTGATTTGGAAAACGTCGACCTTTCCTCAAATGTGAAGCATGATGGAGGAAGTGTCATTTTGTATAGCAATTTTGCCGCAGCTGGCTCTTATAGAAGAAAAAATTTCAGATATTATAAG AAATTAATACAGGGTGCGTTTACTTCTCAAAAGAGGCTAACCAAGGAATATGAGCACTTGGCAATAATGTACGGCAACATTGATGTGGAATCAAATCAGCATTATAAGCCAAGTTCTCTGTTCTCATCTCCGTACACAGCTCTACATGCGGAGAGAACACAGTCATCTCGAGAGATGAGTGAAAATGAGTGGGAGCTTCTCTGA
- the LOC130986909 gene encoding uncharacterized protein LOC130986909 isoform X2, with amino-acid sequence MDFNFKNKLWAGNIYHQFESICKDVDGFVNKDTVKFVGNQVQSVGLSVKRLYSDVVQDILPLSGDTAKPEQQLAAGEKVDMQDHVSITGTGATSTSADEMQLAKNQVSNDHKVRISKPADVTEAQTCQYLTEQGDVMVQNREESISAEMNVTKDLKPVTVNSSYDSEFFSGKSYEDISSSPAFSAHEEGSTSIEEEIRDFNQQKEDEGFSDDTMHLSDTSSTAWLSKSTLVEDPYLDVNGSLSSPPVPVSIHKVDQDNCPLMDSPLPPTCDVDDGAQEKYSALSKSCSTKDDSVDLSTSVQSSEHMFPYYFCNEKEEKIALMPSTSCTSLKSSITTESTSADLSKEAENILHSRSSNSSVSDCCTYNITAASSIKVDGDPAFLMMESNELHTDRSESVDGSFESEHEEHYKNGHSKIVMSPSETVGDLDLENVDLSSNVKHDGGSVILYSNFAAAGSYRRKNFRYYKKLIQGAFTSQKRLTKEYEHLAIMYGNIDVESNQHYKPSSLFSSPYTALHAERTQSSREMSENEWELL; translated from the exons ATGGATTTCaacttcaaaaataaattatgggCTGGGAACATTTACCACCAGTTCGAGTCCATTTGCAAGGATGTTGATGGATTTGTAAACAAG GATACTGTGAAATTTGTTGGGAACCAGGTGCAAAGTGTCGGTTTATCTGTCAAAAGGCTTTACTCTGATGTAGTGCAAGATATACTCCCACTCTCTGGGGACACTGCAAAGCCTGAACAACAATTGGCAGCTGGTGAAAAAGTTGACATGCAGGATCACGTGTCAATCACTGGCACCGGAGCAACCTCCACTTCTGCTGATGAAATGCAATTGGCAAAGAATCAGGTCTCTAATGACCATAAGGTGCGAATCTCTAAGCCTGCTGATGTCACAGAAGCACAAACCTGTCAATATTTGACAGAACAAGGCGATGTTATGGTCCAGAATAGAGAAGAAAGTATAAGTGCAGAAATGAACGTTACAAAGGATTTGAAACCAGTGACTGTCAATTCAAGTTATGATAGTGAATTTTTTTCTGGAAAGTCTTACGAAGATATATCATCTTCACCTGCATTTTCAGCTCATGAAGAAGGTTCTACATCCATTGAAGAGGAAATAAGGGATTTTAACCAGCAAAAAGAAGATGAGGGTTTTTCAGATGACACAATGCATCTTTCTGATACTTCAAGCACTGCTTGGTTATCTAAAAGCACGTTGGTTGAGGATCCATATTTAGATGTAAATGGAAGTTTATCTTCTCCACCAGTACCTGTTTCGATTCATAAAGTTGATCAAGATAATTGTCCACTGATGGATTCACCACTTCCTCCTACTTGTGATGTTGATGACGGGGCTCAGGAAAAATACAGTGCTCTGTCGAAAAGCTGCTCTACTAAAGATGACAGTGTTGATTTATCAACCTCTGTCCAGTCATCTGAACATATGTTTCCATATTACTTTTGcaatgaaaaagaagaaaaaatagcCCTTATGCCTTCCACTTCTTGTACATCCCTAAAGTCTTCTATAACTACGGAGTCTACATCTGCAGACCTTTCTAAGGAGGCTGAAAACATCCTTCACTCCCGTAGTAGTAATAGTAGTGTATCTGACTGCTGTACTTATAATATTACTGCTGCATCTTCCATAAAGGTGGACGGGGACCCTGCTTTTCTAATGATGGAGTCAAATG AATTGCACACAGATAGGTCAGAATCTGTGGATGGTTCATTTGAAAGCGAGCATGAAGAACATTACAAGAATGGCCATTCGAAAATAGTAATGTCTCCATCTGAAACTG TCGGTGACCTTGATTTGGAAAACGTCGACCTTTCCTCAAATGTGAAGCATGATGGAGGAAGTGTCATTTTGTATAGCAATTTTGCCGCAGCTGGCTCTTATAGAAGAAAAAATTTCAGATATTATAAG AAATTAATACAGGGTGCGTTTACTTCTCAAAAGAGGCTAACCAAGGAATATGAGCACTTGGCAATAATGTACGGCAACATTGATGTGGAATCAAATCAGCATTATAAGCCAAGTTCTCTGTTCTCATCTCCGTACACAGCTCTACATGCGGAGAGAACACAGTCATCTCGAGAGATGAGTGAAAATGAGTGGGAGCTTCTCTGA
- the LOC130986912 gene encoding protein trichome birefringence-like 31 yields the protein MTTLQHRRIHLLFRLAVAAVLTLGAARVILDNLRNNYSILEWTISRRYSIRVPIEVSVDEEIEEGCDVFQGRWIWENATYPLYTEQSCPFLVKQTTCTRNGRLDSFYQNWRWQPHACDLPRFDGLKLMEMLRDKRLMFVGDSVQRSMFESMICLVDSALPRVVRRSLQRIPPRKVFRVEEFNASIEYYWAPFLVESISDHATNHTVMKRSVKLDSVAKHSKEWEGAHVLIFESYIWWMYKPTINATYGSLDDVQEYNVTTAYRSAMETWANWVDSRVNRETQKIFFATMSPTHLWSWEWKHGTEGNCFNETHPIEGPYWGTGSNLDIMGIVEDVLGRVKVNVTVLNITQLSEYRKDGHASIFGERKGKLLTKEQRSDPKNFADCIHWCLPGVPDTWNEILYALLLQDYRDQSII from the exons ATGACGACACTGCAGCACCGGCGGATCCACCTCCTCTTCCGCCTTGCCGTGGCGGCCGTTCTCACGCTGGGGGCGGCTCGCGTCATCCTCGATAACTTGAGGAACAACTATAGCATACTGGAATGGACAATTAGTCGTAGATATAGTATTCGAGTTCCGATTGAAGTCTCTGTGGACGAGGAAATCGAAGAGGGCTGCGATGTGTTCCAAGGTAGATGGATTTGGGAGAATGCAACTTATCCTCTCTATACGGAACAAAGCTGTCCCTTTCTAGTGAAACAGACAACTTGCACCAGAAATGGTAGATTAGATTCTTTTTATCAGAACTGGAGGTGGCAGCCTCATGCATGCGATTTGCCAAG GTTTGATGGTCTGAAGTTAATGGAGATGCTGAGAGACAAAAGATTGATGTTTGTTGGAGATTCAGTGCAAAGAAGCATGTTTGAGTCCATGATTTGTTTAGTAGATTCTGCACTTCCTAGAGTTGTAAGGAGATCCCTCCAACGCATACCTCCTAGGAAAGTTTTCAGAGTCGAG GAATTCAATGCATCCATCGAGTACTACTGGGCTCCCTTCTTAGTCGAATCCATCTCCGATCACGCAACAAATCACACCGTCATGAAACGTTCGGTGAAGCTCGATTCCGTAGCCAAGCATAGCAAGGAGTGGGAAGGAGCTCACGTTTTGATCTTCGAGAGTTATATATGGTGGATGTACAAACCTACGATCAATGCCAC GTATGGATCTCTAGACGACGTCCAAGAATACAATGTCACAACTGCGTATAGATCGGCAATGGAGACGTGGGCAAACTGGGTCGACTCTCGCGTCAACCGGGAAACTCAGAAGATCTTCTTCGCGACAATGTCTCCTACGCACTTATG GAGTTGGGAATGGAAGCATGGAACAGAGGGCAATTGTTTCAACGAGACGCACCCCATTGAAGGACCGTACTGGGGAACTGGTTCGAACCTCGACATCATGGGGATCGTAGAAGATGTACTCGGGCGGGTGAAGGTTAACGTGACAGTGTTGAACATTACCCAATTGTCTGAATATAGAAAAGACGGCCACGCTTCAATTTTTGGAGAAAGAAAGGGAAAGCTCCTAACAAAAGAACAGAGATCCGACCCCAAGAATTTTGCAGATTGCATACACTGGTGCTTACCAGGAGTGCCTGATACTTGGAATGAGATTTTGTACGCGCTTCTTTTACAAGATTATCGCGACCAATCAATAATATGA
- the LOC130986911 gene encoding tRNA dimethylallyltransferase 9 isoform X2: MITGLRVGVLRMCCFRLPYPAEAPLRRRSPPPFRLCGTTRLLTTCCSMKNKRQKVIVISGPTGAGKSRLALELAKRLNGEIISADSVQVYKGLDIGSAKPSLEDRQEVPHHLVDILHPSEDYSVGKFYEDARQKTEEILFRGRVPIVTGGTGLYLRWFIYGKPDVPKASPEITLEVHSELAEFQRDGHWDAAVQLVVEAGDPGVQSLAANDWYRLRRRLEILKSSGTSPSAFKVPYNSFKEKLESNGAELSDIHSSNSELQEKDLKDLDYDFVCFFLSTQRLDLYRSIDFRCEDMLLDDGILSESKWLLDLGLMPNSNSASRAIGYRQAMDYLLRSREQQGWSSSRDFYNFLSEFQKASRWCTPATYSCLLGCNLVFTLRTIQG; this comes from the exons ATGATAACCGGTTTGAGAGTGGGCGTCCTCCGGATGTGTTGCTTCCGCCTGCCTTACCCTGCCGAAGCGCCGCTCCGCCGCCGTTCTCCGCCACCCTTCCGCCTCTGCGGCACTACTAGACTCCTTACAACTTGCTGCTCAATGAAAAACAAGCGGCAGAAAGTAATAGTAATATCTGGCCCTACAGGCGCCGGCAAAAGCAGGCTCGCCTTGGAGCTCGCCAAACGACTCAACGGAGAAATCATCAGCGCTGATTCCGTTCAG GTGTATAAAGGTCTTGATATTGGTTCAGCGAAACCTTCTTTGGAAGACAGACAG GAAGTCCCACACCATTTGGTGGACATATTGCACCCATCTGAAG ATTATTCTGTTGGAAAATTTTATGAGGATGCAAGGCAAAAAACAGAGGAAATTCTTTTTAGAGGACGTGTCCCAATTGTGACAGGTGGTACGGGGTTGTACTTGCGGTG GTTCATATATGGGAAACCGGATGTTCCAAAAGCCTCCCCTGAGATCACTTTGGAAGTGCATTCAGAACTTGCAGAATTTCAGAGGGATGGTCATTGGGATGCAGCTGTTCAATTGGTTGTTGAAGCAGGTGATCCAGGTGTCCAGTCATTAGCAGCAAATGATTGGTATCGGTTACGTCGCAGACTTGAAATTCTTAAG TCAAGTGGCACATCTCCATCAGCCTTTAAAGTACCCTATAATTCTTTCAAGGAGAAGTTGGAATCAAATGGAGCAGAATTGTCTGACATACACTCTTCAAATAGTGAACTTCAAGAGAAAGACTTGAAAGATCTGGACTATGATTTTGTTTGTTTCTTCTTATCCACCCAAAGGCTGGATCTGTACAGATCAATTGATTTCAGGTGTGAAGATATGCTTTTAG ATGATGGAATTTTATCTGAGTCAAAGTGGCTTCTTGATTTGGGCCTTATGCCTAATTCCAATTCTGCAAGTCGAGCAATTGGCTATAGACAA GCTATGGATTATCTGCTAAGGTCCAGGGAACAACAGGGCTGGAGTTCTTCTAGAGATTTCTACAATTTTCTGTCTGAGTTTCAAAAAGCATCTAG ATGGTGTACTCCAGCTACTTATTCATGCTTGTTAGGATGCAATTTAGTCTTTACTCTGAGGACAATTCAAGGTTGA
- the LOC130986911 gene encoding tRNA dimethylallyltransferase 9 isoform X1 produces the protein MITGLRVGVLRMCCFRLPYPAEAPLRRRSPPPFRLCGTTRLLTTCCSMKNKRQKVIVISGPTGAGKSRLALELAKRLNGEIISADSVQVYKGLDIGSAKPSLEDRQEVPHHLVDILHPSEDYSVGKFYEDARQKTEEILFRGRVPIVTGGTGLYLRWFIYGKPDVPKASPEITLEVHSELAEFQRDGHWDAAVQLVVEAGDPGVQSLAANDWYRLRRRLEILKSSGTSPSAFKVPYNSFKEKLESNGAELSDIHSSNSELQEKDLKDLDYDFVCFFLSTQRLDLYRSIDFRCEDMLLDDGILSESKWLLDLGLMPNSNSASRAIGYRQAMDYLLRSREQQGWSSSRDFYNFLSEFQKASRNFAKRQLTWFRNEPIYNWINASRSMEDVLRFICEAYEDQSGNLEVPKSLYMEKDMSHPKEVRLLKAYRTKNRHFISPEDCSSILDWVRRTQGEHTMSVC, from the exons ATGATAACCGGTTTGAGAGTGGGCGTCCTCCGGATGTGTTGCTTCCGCCTGCCTTACCCTGCCGAAGCGCCGCTCCGCCGCCGTTCTCCGCCACCCTTCCGCCTCTGCGGCACTACTAGACTCCTTACAACTTGCTGCTCAATGAAAAACAAGCGGCAGAAAGTAATAGTAATATCTGGCCCTACAGGCGCCGGCAAAAGCAGGCTCGCCTTGGAGCTCGCCAAACGACTCAACGGAGAAATCATCAGCGCTGATTCCGTTCAG GTGTATAAAGGTCTTGATATTGGTTCAGCGAAACCTTCTTTGGAAGACAGACAG GAAGTCCCACACCATTTGGTGGACATATTGCACCCATCTGAAG ATTATTCTGTTGGAAAATTTTATGAGGATGCAAGGCAAAAAACAGAGGAAATTCTTTTTAGAGGACGTGTCCCAATTGTGACAGGTGGTACGGGGTTGTACTTGCGGTG GTTCATATATGGGAAACCGGATGTTCCAAAAGCCTCCCCTGAGATCACTTTGGAAGTGCATTCAGAACTTGCAGAATTTCAGAGGGATGGTCATTGGGATGCAGCTGTTCAATTGGTTGTTGAAGCAGGTGATCCAGGTGTCCAGTCATTAGCAGCAAATGATTGGTATCGGTTACGTCGCAGACTTGAAATTCTTAAG TCAAGTGGCACATCTCCATCAGCCTTTAAAGTACCCTATAATTCTTTCAAGGAGAAGTTGGAATCAAATGGAGCAGAATTGTCTGACATACACTCTTCAAATAGTGAACTTCAAGAGAAAGACTTGAAAGATCTGGACTATGATTTTGTTTGTTTCTTCTTATCCACCCAAAGGCTGGATCTGTACAGATCAATTGATTTCAGGTGTGAAGATATGCTTTTAG ATGATGGAATTTTATCTGAGTCAAAGTGGCTTCTTGATTTGGGCCTTATGCCTAATTCCAATTCTGCAAGTCGAGCAATTGGCTATAGACAA GCTATGGATTATCTGCTAAGGTCCAGGGAACAACAGGGCTGGAGTTCTTCTAGAGATTTCTACAATTTTCTGTCTGAGTTTCAAAAAGCATCTAG AAATTTTGCCAAGAGACAATTGACATGGTTTCGGAATGAGCCCATCTACAATTGGATTAATGCCTCAAGATCCATG GAAGATGTGCTGAGATTCATATGTGAGGCCTATGAAGACCAATCAGGGAACCTTGAAGTGCCTAAATCGCTTTACATGGAGAAGGATATGTCACACCCAAAGGAAGTCCGTTTACTAAAAGCTTATCGCACTAAAAATAG GCATTTCATCTCGCCTGAAGATTGTAGCAGTATTCTGGACTGGGTGAGGAGAACTCAAGGCGAACACACGATGTCTGTTTGTTAA